In Thalassococcus arenae, a single window of DNA contains:
- a CDS encoding ABC transporter substrate-binding protein encodes MTRTVATLAALLTAGAVQAADMGAQDEPIKLAINEWTGQHVTTHVAGEMLRAAGYQVEYVTAGMMNQFQALADGDIHATLEIWSSNVSDEYAKKIAEGTVTEIGDLGLNAKEGIAYPAHVAELCPGLPAWEALNDCAMQFATAETLPMGRLVDYPADWGTPGADRMTGLALPFKAVPAGSEGALIAELRASTERKSPLLITFWQPHWAMSAYDVKFVDLPVGNEDCFNDPAWGPNPNAVNDCDFAPSRIFKASWSGFAKKWPAAAEILSNYTLAVEDQQPMMGAIDVDGGKVEQVVAEWMDANEAKWKPVVDAALN; translated from the coding sequence ATGACCAGAACCGTTGCGACGCTGGCCGCTCTGCTGACCGCCGGGGCGGTGCAGGCGGCCGATATGGGCGCACAGGACGAGCCCATCAAGCTGGCGATCAACGAATGGACCGGCCAGCATGTCACCACCCATGTGGCGGGCGAGATGCTGAGGGCCGCGGGCTACCAGGTGGAATACGTCACCGCGGGCATGATGAACCAGTTCCAGGCGCTCGCCGATGGCGATATTCACGCCACGCTGGAAATCTGGTCGTCCAACGTGTCGGACGAATACGCCAAGAAGATCGCCGAAGGCACGGTGACCGAGATCGGCGACCTGGGCCTGAACGCCAAGGAAGGCATCGCCTATCCCGCCCACGTGGCCGAGCTGTGCCCCGGCCTGCCCGCCTGGGAAGCGCTGAACGATTGCGCCATGCAATTCGCCACCGCCGAAACCCTGCCGATGGGCCGGCTGGTGGATTACCCCGCCGATTGGGGCACGCCGGGTGCGGATCGGATGACCGGCCTCGCCCTGCCCTTCAAGGCGGTGCCCGCGGGCTCCGAAGGCGCGCTTATCGCCGAATTGCGCGCCTCGACGGAACGCAAGTCGCCGCTGCTCATCACCTTCTGGCAGCCGCATTGGGCGATGTCGGCCTATGACGTGAAATTCGTGGACCTGCCGGTCGGCAACGAGGATTGCTTCAACGATCCGGCCTGGGGCCCGAACCCCAACGCGGTCAACGATTGCGATTTCGCCCCCTCGCGCATCTTCAAGGCCAGTTGGTCGGGCTTTGCCAAGAAATGGCCCGCGGCGGCGGAAATCCTGTCGAACTACACGCTGGCGGTGGAAGACCAGCAGCCGATGATGGGCGCGATCGACGTCGATGGCGGCAAGGTCGAGCAAGTGGTTGCCGAATGGATGGACGCCAACGAAGCCAAGTGGAAGCCGGTGGTCGACGCCGCGCTGAACTGA
- a CDS encoding quaternary amine ABC transporter ATP-binding protein has translation MTARPAISVEGLWQVFGDGAASAYQRARDGGGDAAQIAARLADQGLIPAVRDATFDVAPGELFVIMGLSGSGKSTLIRGISRLVEPTAGKVAIEGEDILAASRARMTELRRSRIGMVFQHFGLFPHLSVIDNVAFPLRVGGMGRKARHDKVRPIIEMVGLKGRETAYPRELSGGQRQRVGIARSLAGDCSVWFLDEPFSALDPLIRRQLQDEFLDIRKRLNTTIVFITHDITEALKLADRIAIMRDGAIVQIGTPAEIVLQPVDAYVREFSRDVARGRHAKVASVMRPAGDEIGPDDPGLRPGMTLEDALGACMSLYQPVPVRDADGTLLGAVHPQDLAAALQVEKT, from the coding sequence GTGACCGCACGCCCCGCCATATCCGTCGAAGGCCTGTGGCAGGTCTTCGGCGACGGTGCCGCGTCCGCCTACCAGCGGGCGCGGGACGGCGGGGGCGATGCCGCGCAGATCGCCGCGCGGCTGGCCGACCAGGGCCTGATACCGGCGGTGCGCGACGCCACCTTCGATGTCGCACCGGGCGAGTTGTTCGTCATCATGGGCCTGTCGGGATCGGGCAAGTCGACGCTGATCCGCGGCATCTCGCGGCTGGTGGAGCCGACCGCGGGAAAGGTGGCGATCGAGGGCGAGGATATCCTGGCTGCGTCCAGGGCGCGGATGACCGAATTGCGCCGGTCGCGCATCGGCATGGTGTTCCAGCATTTCGGCCTGTTCCCGCATCTGTCGGTCATCGACAACGTGGCCTTTCCGTTGCGCGTGGGCGGCATGGGCCGCAAGGCGCGCCACGACAAGGTGCGCCCGATCATCGAAATGGTGGGCCTCAAGGGGCGCGAGACCGCCTATCCGCGCGAGCTGTCGGGCGGCCAGCGCCAGCGCGTCGGCATCGCGCGGTCGCTGGCGGGCGATTGCAGCGTCTGGTTCCTGGACGAACCGTTCTCGGCGCTCGATCCGCTGATCCGAAGGCAATTGCAGGATGAATTCCTGGACATCCGCAAGCGGCTGAACACCACGATCGTCTTCATCACCCACGACATCACCGAGGCACTGAAACTGGCCGACCGCATCGCCATCATGCGCGACGGCGCCATCGTGCAGATCGGCACCCCGGCCGAAATCGTGCTGCAACCGGTCGACGCCTATGTCCGAGAGTTTTCCCGCGACGTGGCGCGCGGGCGCCACGCCAAGGTGGCGTCGGTCATGCGACCCGCAGGTGACGAGATCGGCCCCGACGATCCCGGCCTGCGGCCCGGCATGACGCTGGAGGACGCGCTTGGCGCTTGCATGTCGCTGTACCAGCCGGTGCCGGTGCGCGATGCCGACGGCACGTTGCTGGGCGCGGTGCATCCGCAAGACCTGGCCGCCGCGCTGCAGGTCGAAAAGACATGA
- a CDS encoding ABC transporter permease has translation MTLPDWARGGTGAALVVMLTGALCLALQPTAPWLIAFPAGWTLPATQWVGAALDVFLNAIKPAMRVFSALLAYPMGWANAVLAGLPWPVIIGGVTAIGWHIGGRRMAALGAGGFGFVLLSGYWVQSMNTLALVAVSVPLAVLAGGAMGVLANELPRLRAALIAVLDAMQTIPTFAYLTPLLLLFGFGPVVGLIASAIYAAPPMARNVILGLERVEPDVKEAAVMSGANRLQQLFLVEIPAAGQQIMVGVNQCLMASLSMVIIASVIGGFNDIGWEVLLTMRKALFGQAFLAGLVIVVFAVVIDRMSAALALERQRQDPRVSLGLLGLGIAIGLGLLVSGHGTAPAGVFAGTAEAVDSALGDFTARHGEALNAAKTNAMFYGLLPLRIGLDEAVLPFTWGFQWTQAMSLWLFALAAFAGLALAMTGRALAGTVLVIVSGILETGIAQLPWPFVLVGVAALAWQAQGPRLAALCVVLLGTILVSGLWDRALLSLYLSGASVAACALVGGGLGLLAAVSEIAWRVLRPICDMLQTIPLFVFLIPVLMFFQIGEFSAFLAICAYAVVPMIRYTRHGLVSTPPDMIEAATASGATTWQTLRDVRLPYAAPSILLGLNQTILYAFAMLVIAALIGTTDLGQSIFLALGQADVGLGVSAGAAMAILAFIADRLVQGFAEERRRALGL, from the coding sequence ATGACCCTGCCGGATTGGGCGCGGGGGGGAACCGGCGCGGCACTGGTGGTGATGCTGACGGGCGCCCTGTGCCTGGCGTTGCAGCCGACGGCACCCTGGCTGATCGCTTTCCCGGCGGGATGGACCTTGCCCGCGACGCAATGGGTGGGGGCGGCGCTCGACGTGTTCCTGAACGCGATCAAGCCGGCTATGCGGGTTTTCTCGGCGCTACTGGCCTATCCGATGGGTTGGGCCAACGCGGTCCTGGCGGGACTGCCATGGCCTGTCATCATCGGCGGTGTTACCGCCATCGGCTGGCATATCGGCGGCCGGCGCATGGCGGCGCTTGGTGCCGGGGGCTTCGGTTTCGTGCTGCTGTCGGGCTACTGGGTGCAAAGCATGAACACGCTGGCGCTGGTCGCGGTTTCGGTGCCGCTGGCGGTGCTGGCGGGCGGCGCGATGGGCGTGCTCGCCAATGAACTGCCGCGGCTGCGCGCGGCGCTGATCGCGGTTCTGGACGCGATGCAGACGATCCCCACCTTCGCCTACCTGACGCCGCTGCTGCTGCTGTTCGGATTCGGTCCGGTTGTGGGCCTGATCGCCTCGGCGATCTACGCGGCCCCGCCGATGGCGCGCAACGTGATCCTGGGTCTCGAACGGGTCGAACCGGATGTCAAGGAAGCCGCGGTGATGTCCGGCGCGAACCGACTGCAGCAGCTGTTCCTGGTGGAAATCCCCGCCGCCGGTCAGCAGATCATGGTGGGCGTGAACCAGTGCCTGATGGCGTCGCTGTCGATGGTGATCATCGCCTCGGTCATCGGCGGGTTCAACGATATCGGCTGGGAGGTGCTGCTGACCATGCGCAAGGCGCTGTTCGGACAGGCCTTTCTGGCCGGGCTGGTGATCGTCGTCTTCGCCGTCGTGATCGACCGGATGTCGGCGGCGCTGGCGCTGGAGCGGCAGCGCCAAGATCCGCGCGTCAGCCTGGGCTTGCTGGGGCTGGGCATCGCCATCGGGCTTGGGTTGCTGGTCAGCGGACACGGCACTGCGCCGGCGGGGGTGTTCGCCGGCACGGCGGAAGCGGTCGACAGCGCCCTGGGCGATTTCACCGCCCGCCACGGCGAGGCGCTGAACGCGGCCAAGACCAACGCCATGTTCTACGGATTGCTGCCGCTTCGGATCGGGCTGGACGAGGCTGTCCTGCCGTTTACCTGGGGTTTTCAATGGACCCAGGCGATGAGCCTGTGGCTGTTCGCGCTGGCCGCCTTTGCCGGGCTGGCGCTGGCGATGACGGGCCGGGCGCTGGCCGGGACCGTGCTGGTGATCGTATCGGGTATTCTGGAGACGGGCATCGCGCAACTGCCCTGGCCTTTCGTGCTGGTCGGCGTCGCGGCCCTGGCCTGGCAGGCACAGGGTCCGCGGCTGGCCGCGCTTTGCGTGGTCCTGCTGGGCACGATCCTGGTTTCGGGCCTGTGGGATCGCGCGCTGTTGTCGCTGTATCTTTCCGGTGCCTCGGTGGCGGCCTGTGCGCTGGTGGGTGGTGGGCTGGGATTGCTGGCGGCGGTGTCGGAGATCGCGTGGCGCGTCCTGCGCCCGATCTGCGACATGCTGCAGACGATCCCGCTGTTCGTCTTCCTGATCCCGGTTCTGATGTTCTTCCAGATCGGCGAATTCAGCGCTTTCCTGGCGATCTGCGCCTATGCGGTTGTGCCGATGATCCGCTACACCCGGCATGGGCTGGTTTCGACCCCGCCCGACATGATCGAGGCCGCGACCGCCAGCGGCGCCACCACCTGGCAGACCCTGCGCGACGTGCGCCTGCCCTATGCCGCGCCGTCGATCCTGCTGGGGCTGAACCAGACGATCCTCTACGCCTTTGCCATGCTGGTGATCGCCGCGCTGATCGGCACGACCGACCTGGGCCAGTCGATCTTTCTGGCGCTCGGTCAGGCCGATGTCGGGCTGGGGGTCAGCGCCGGGGCGGCCATGGCGATACTGGCCTTCATCGCCGACCGTCTGGTGCAGGGTTTCGCCGAGGAACGGCGCCGCGCGCTCGGGCTTTGA
- a CDS encoding IclR family transcriptional regulator has product MPDDQPADGKGQIPTNLRLLVILEEVARQGVPVAPAVLADLLGLPKPTVHRLLATAEDEGYLQRDVDGRSFGPGRRLRKLAANTLSSQRIRTERLIIMKALAEEVGETCNLAAPGRHGMVYLDRVETHWPLRIQLPAGTQVPFHCTASGKMYLSSLRSDKLERLLASAVLEPQTDKTLTDPAILRDELAATRSRGYSTDNEEFMEGMAAIAVPICDTEKRLLTTLSIHAPMQRHTIESLKGFLPILQRAAGKLSDLAAT; this is encoded by the coding sequence ATGCCAGACGATCAACCGGCAGACGGCAAGGGGCAGATCCCGACCAACTTGCGCCTGCTGGTGATCCTCGAAGAGGTGGCGCGGCAGGGCGTGCCTGTGGCGCCGGCCGTCCTGGCCGACCTGCTCGGCCTGCCCAAGCCGACGGTGCACCGACTTCTGGCCACTGCCGAGGACGAAGGCTATCTCCAGCGCGATGTCGACGGGCGGTCCTTTGGACCCGGGCGGCGGTTGCGCAAGCTGGCGGCCAACACGCTGTCGTCGCAACGCATCCGCACCGAACGGCTGATCATCATGAAGGCGCTGGCCGAAGAGGTGGGCGAAACCTGCAATCTGGCCGCGCCCGGGCGCCACGGGATGGTTTATCTCGACCGGGTGGAAACCCATTGGCCGCTGCGTATCCAACTGCCCGCGGGCACGCAGGTGCCGTTTCATTGCACCGCGAGCGGCAAGATGTATCTGTCGTCGCTGCGGTCGGACAAGCTGGAACGCCTGCTGGCCTCGGCGGTGCTCGAACCGCAGACCGACAAGACGCTGACCGATCCGGCCATCTTGCGTGACGAACTGGCCGCAACGCGCAGCAGGGGCTATTCCACCGACAACGAGGAATTCATGGAAGGCATGGCAGCGATCGCCGTGCCGATCTGCGACACAGAGAAACGCCTGCTGACCACCTTGTCGATCCACGCGCCGATGCAGCGGCACACGATCGAAAGCCTGAAGGGCTTTCTGCCCATCCTGCAACGGGCGGCGGGCAAGCTTTCGGATCTGGCCGCGACCTAA